In one Mucilaginibacter ginsenosidivorax genomic region, the following are encoded:
- a CDS encoding SGNH/GDSL hydrolase family protein, translating into MKALFIILCSIGALTACSKKNDPMQNMNSGPNPPSTGTVPVTGTTTDTLSYLALGDSYTIGQSVTARESFPYQLAAELPGFKVTEPTIIARTGWITDQLINAIKSSTINDKTYDFVTLLIGVNDQYDGYSKDNYRIKFAAVLNTAIRFAKGNKKHVFVLSIPDYGVTPFGNGNEAVIGPDIDKFNAINLDESKKAGVIYVDITAISKQAAFDLSLLANDRLHPSAKMYNQWVLKLIPEVLAQFKK; encoded by the coding sequence ATGAAAGCACTATTTATAATTTTATGTTCGATAGGCGCACTAACCGCCTGCTCAAAAAAAAACGACCCGATGCAAAATATGAATAGCGGGCCCAATCCGCCCTCAACAGGTACTGTACCGGTAACGGGCACTACTACCGATACACTGAGCTACCTTGCCCTGGGCGATTCATATACCATAGGCCAGTCTGTTACCGCGCGTGAGTCTTTTCCTTATCAGCTTGCAGCCGAGCTGCCGGGATTTAAAGTGACCGAGCCTACCATTATAGCCCGTACGGGCTGGATAACCGACCAATTAATAAATGCCATTAAAAGCAGCACCATTAACGATAAAACCTATGATTTTGTAACCCTACTCATCGGTGTTAACGACCAATATGACGGCTACAGCAAGGATAACTATCGTATAAAATTTGCAGCTGTTTTAAACACGGCTATCAGGTTTGCCAAAGGGAACAAAAAGCATGTGTTTGTTTTATCAATTCCGGATTACGGTGTAACACCCTTTGGTAATGGAAATGAGGCGGTTATTGGACCCGATATCGACAAGTTTAACGCCATTAACCTGGATGAAAGCAAAAAGGCGGGGGTTATTTACGTTGATATTACTGCCATATCAAAACAAGCGGCGTTTGACCTTAGCCTTTTGGCTAATGACAGGCTGCATCCATCTGCCAAAATGTATAACCAGTGGGTATTAAAACTGATACCCGAAGTACTTGCTCAATTTAAAAAATAG
- a CDS encoding histidine phosphatase family protein — protein sequence MKRYTILPAIILLLLCLVTYSVKAQNKNLKLIFVRHAEKPADGDNLSCIGLNRALKLPEVLKAKFGLPAQIYVPALHLGKTTPRARMFQTASPFASKYNLPVNTKFEEEDAKDLADELDGKKGTILIVWEHNYIKPIIKALGIKVKGMDWPDDDYDSIWVVTFKNGEPVLTKDKEGIKPVGNCSL from the coding sequence ATGAAAAGATACACCATACTCCCCGCCATAATTTTATTGCTGTTGTGCCTGGTAACGTATAGCGTTAAAGCACAAAACAAAAATCTTAAACTTATTTTTGTCCGGCATGCCGAGAAGCCTGCTGATGGCGATAATCTTTCCTGCATAGGCCTGAATCGAGCCCTTAAACTTCCGGAAGTTTTAAAAGCCAAATTTGGGTTGCCCGCTCAAATTTATGTGCCGGCGTTGCATTTGGGCAAAACAACCCCAAGAGCAAGAATGTTCCAAACGGCTTCGCCCTTTGCCAGCAAATATAATTTACCTGTTAATACCAAATTTGAGGAGGAAGATGCCAAAGATTTGGCCGATGAACTTGACGGCAAAAAAGGTACAATCCTGATTGTTTGGGAACACAACTACATTAAACCGATAATAAAAGCCCTGGGCATTAAAGTTAAGGGGATGGATTGGCCCGATGATGATTACGATAGTATATGGGTTGTAACCTTTAAAAATGGTGAGCCGGTTTTAACAAAGGATAAAGAGGGGATAAAGCCGGTGGGGAATTGTAGTTTGTAG
- a CDS encoding GDSL-type esterase/lipase family protein: protein MPVNKKVIYKWLFAVSVMLNLVTAGYFIDRKVYFGYMRRHQFEKQKWDALFSTQTDNQEIIFIGTSLTEGFALRSTFDNIHLKNMGFAGLETDEILKNLKRIIVRKPPKIFLEAGINDVRNGKSMDNAYNNFVQMCTVVKAVSPATRLYVQSVLPTLNNQFNQKIKDYNRKLASYCLANHVIYIDMYNGFLVDNKLNALATTDGTHLTSYGYYLWKKQMEKYITE, encoded by the coding sequence ATGCCGGTAAATAAAAAGGTGATCTATAAATGGCTGTTTGCGGTTTCGGTTATGCTGAACCTCGTTACAGCAGGTTATTTTATCGATCGCAAAGTTTATTTTGGTTATATGCGCCGCCATCAGTTTGAAAAGCAGAAATGGGATGCGCTTTTTAGCACCCAAACAGATAACCAGGAAATTATATTTATTGGCACAAGCTTAACCGAAGGCTTTGCGTTAAGAAGCACCTTCGATAACATCCACCTTAAAAACATGGGTTTTGCCGGGTTGGAGACTGACGAAATTCTGAAAAACCTGAAAAGGATCATTGTACGCAAACCGCCAAAGATATTTTTAGAAGCCGGGATAAACGATGTGCGCAACGGCAAGAGTATGGACAATGCCTATAATAACTTTGTGCAAATGTGCACGGTGGTTAAAGCTGTTTCGCCGGCAACAAGGCTGTATGTGCAATCGGTATTACCTACTTTGAATAACCAGTTTAACCAAAAAATAAAAGACTATAACCGCAAGTTAGCAAGCTACTGTTTAGCCAATCATGTTATTTATATAGATATGTATAATGGTTTTCTGGTTGATAATAAGCTAAACGCCCTTGCAACTACCGATGGGACCCACCTTACTTCTTATGGCTATTATTTATGGAAAAAGCAGATGGAAAAATATATTACTGAATGA
- the lipB gene encoding lipoyl(octanoyl) transferase LipB, protein MKNKKVFFLDWGLIDYRQAWDRQEDLFSATVKTKLDNRNNELAYAEAAKTLVPADAFDPFEADETFNYLVFCEHPHVYTLGKSGKAEHLLLDEAGLKEKQAAYYTINRGGDITYHGPGQIVSYPILDLDNFFTDIHLYLRTLEEAVILTLADYGLKAGRYPGYTGVWFDADNDKARKICAMGVRCSRWVTMHGLAFNVNPNLDYFKNIVPCGIDDKAVTSMQQELGYEVNINEVKEILKHHISVLFDMEMLS, encoded by the coding sequence ATGAAGAATAAAAAAGTATTTTTCCTGGATTGGGGCCTGATAGATTACCGGCAGGCCTGGGACAGACAGGAAGACTTGTTTTCGGCAACGGTAAAAACCAAGCTTGATAATCGCAATAACGAGCTGGCGTATGCTGAAGCAGCTAAAACATTGGTGCCTGCCGATGCATTTGACCCCTTTGAAGCCGATGAAACCTTCAATTACCTGGTTTTTTGCGAACACCCCCATGTATATACCTTAGGCAAAAGCGGCAAAGCCGAGCATTTGCTATTGGATGAAGCCGGACTGAAAGAAAAGCAGGCGGCTTATTATACTATTAACCGCGGAGGTGATATTACCTATCATGGTCCGGGGCAGATAGTATCGTACCCGATATTGGACCTTGATAATTTTTTTACCGATATTCACCTGTACCTGCGCACGCTGGAGGAGGCTGTGATATTAACCCTGGCCGATTATGGTTTAAAGGCTGGCCGTTACCCAGGCTACACCGGCGTTTGGTTTGATGCTGATAACGACAAGGCCCGTAAAATTTGCGCCATGGGTGTGCGATGCAGCCGGTGGGTAACCATGCATGGGCTGGCATTTAACGTAAACCCTAACCTCGATTATTTTAAAAACATTGTGCCTTGCGGTATTGATGACAAGGCGGTAACCTCGATGCAGCAGGAACTTGGCTACGAGGTAAATATAAATGAAGTAAAAGAAATCCTTAAGCACCACATTTCCGTATTGTTTGATATGGAGATGTTGTCATGA
- a CDS encoding carboxypeptidase-like regulatory domain-containing protein gives MLKILALLLLLIPGVCLAQIKITGKVINTADQKPIANASVFLNNAIVGDKTADDGTFTLSNVKPGQYTFIVTAIGFETHSVTLMAAAANIMLADISLAPKTIMLQEVNIRPDPNRQRNYDDFKRLFLGSSDNATLCKIQNPDVVDVDFDPKTMILSATSNDDFIEVENKALGYLIKYKLSKFSYDAKGFFYYEGLSVFQEMKGSKSQQRKWAKQRQAAYLGSSMHFLRSVISSQTDKEGFQVLRLVRKPNPDYKEGRLGNNNYKYIQSLYTKPPLGPPDFAHPTDQPGLFAIGFTDCLYIIYTKKREETDLSVYHPLEIPNHPVTILAFEEPYAFFDNNGIIANPHSIVFEGDWAKSRIAELLPVDFDPVDDK, from the coding sequence ATGCTAAAGATACTTGCTTTGCTCTTGTTGCTGATACCCGGAGTTTGCCTGGCTCAGATAAAAATTACCGGCAAAGTAATTAATACTGCCGACCAAAAGCCAATTGCCAATGCCAGTGTGTTTTTAAACAACGCCATAGTTGGCGATAAAACGGCCGATGATGGCACTTTTACGCTTAGCAATGTAAAACCCGGCCAGTATACATTTATTGTTACCGCCATTGGTTTCGAAACCCATAGTGTTACGCTGATGGCGGCCGCGGCTAATATCATGCTCGCGGATATTTCGCTGGCTCCAAAAACAATCATGCTACAGGAAGTTAACATTAGGCCCGACCCAAACCGGCAACGCAATTATGACGATTTTAAACGCCTATTCCTGGGCTCTTCAGATAATGCCACCCTGTGTAAAATCCAGAACCCCGATGTTGTGGACGTTGATTTCGATCCGAAAACGATGATCCTGTCGGCCACCAGTAATGACGACTTTATCGAGGTTGAAAACAAGGCCCTGGGATATTTGATAAAGTATAAACTTTCAAAATTCAGTTATGATGCCAAAGGCTTTTTTTATTACGAAGGCCTCTCGGTATTCCAGGAGATGAAAGGAAGTAAATCGCAGCAGCGCAAGTGGGCAAAACAGCGGCAGGCGGCTTATCTTGGCTCGTCGATGCATTTTTTACGTTCGGTTATCAGCAGCCAAACAGATAAAGAAGGTTTCCAGGTTTTGCGGCTTGTGCGTAAACCCAATCCCGATTATAAAGAAGGGCGGCTGGGCAACAACAATTATAAATACATCCAGTCGCTATACACCAAACCACCGCTGGGACCGCCAGACTTTGCACACCCTACCGATCAGCCCGGGTTATTTGCCATTGGATTTACCGACTGCCTGTACATCATCTACACCAAAAAACGTGAAGAAACTGACCTATCTGTTTATCATCCGCTCGAGATCCCAAACCACCCGGTCACAATATTAGCGTTTGAAGAGCCTTATGCATTTTTTGATAACAATGGCATCATCGCCAATCCGCACAGTATTGTATTTGAAGGCGATTGGGCCAAAAGCCGGATAGCAGAGCTGTTACCGGTGGATTTTGACCCGGTGGATGATAAATAA
- a CDS encoding branched-chain amino acid aminotransferase, which translates to MTETLDIKITKTTHSRLAETDFDNLPFGKTFSDHMFVADYADGEWKNLQVIPYGEIGLSPAISALHYGQSFFEGLKAYKHADGKVTIFRPDKNAIRFNKSAERLCMPTLPEEIFLQSMAAVVDLDREWVPSKPNHALYIRPFMFATDPYLGVTPSATYKYMVICGPVGPYFSKTLRVKIETYYTRAAEGGMGYAKAAGNYGSAMLPSRKAAEEGFDQLIWTDAKEHKYVEEMGAANAMFMLDGKLITAEAKDTILDGVTRDTVIALAKEWGIEVETRKVSVAEIIEGAKTGKLTDAFGAGTAATIASVGSISVDGEEYFLSDPKTREFSQKVLATLDAIKYGRAEDTHGWNYLVG; encoded by the coding sequence ATGACAGAGACGCTGGACATCAAGATCACCAAGACCACGCATTCCCGTTTAGCAGAAACGGATTTTGACAACTTACCTTTCGGAAAAACATTTTCTGACCACATGTTTGTGGCCGATTATGCTGATGGTGAATGGAAAAACCTGCAGGTCATTCCCTACGGCGAGATTGGTTTAAGCCCTGCAATTTCGGCCTTACATTACGGCCAGTCATTTTTTGAAGGATTAAAAGCCTACAAACATGCCGATGGAAAGGTTACCATTTTCCGCCCCGATAAAAACGCTATCCGTTTTAACAAATCGGCAGAAAGGCTTTGTATGCCTACCCTGCCCGAAGAAATATTTTTACAAAGTATGGCCGCCGTGGTTGACCTTGACCGCGAGTGGGTGCCATCAAAACCAAACCATGCTTTATACATCCGCCCGTTTATGTTTGCTACAGACCCTTACCTGGGTGTAACACCATCGGCAACATATAAATACATGGTAATTTGCGGGCCTGTTGGACCGTATTTTTCAAAAACGCTGCGTGTAAAAATTGAGACCTACTACACCCGCGCCGCCGAAGGTGGTATGGGTTACGCAAAAGCAGCCGGCAACTACGGTAGCGCGATGTTACCTTCGCGCAAGGCAGCCGAAGAGGGCTTTGACCAACTGATATGGACAGATGCCAAAGAGCACAAATACGTTGAAGAAATGGGTGCCGCAAACGCCATGTTTATGCTGGATGGCAAACTGATAACCGCCGAAGCAAAAGACACCATTTTAGATGGCGTAACCCGTGATACGGTTATTGCATTGGCCAAAGAGTGGGGCATTGAGGTTGAAACCCGCAAAGTTTCGGTTGCCGAAATTATTGAAGGTGCCAAAACCGGCAAACTGACCGATGCTTTTGGCGCAGGCACAGCAGCAACCATCGCATCGGTAGGCTCTATCAGTGTAGATGGCGAGGAGTATTTCCTGAGCGATCCAAAAACGCGCGAGTTTTCGCAAAAAGTATTAGCTACCCTTGATGCTATTAAATACGGCCGTGCCGAAGATACACATGGCTGGAATTATTTGGTTGGATAA
- a CDS encoding ATP-dependent Clp protease adaptor ClpS codes for MPTETQEETFTLEELLAGLKEVHRLILWNDDFNTFDHVIHCMMKYLDYSESQAEKIAWKVHNEGKCAVLEGSFTEMEIYRKILQQEGLTVSVD; via the coding sequence ATGCCAACTGAAACACAGGAAGAAACATTTACCCTCGAAGAATTACTGGCAGGACTTAAGGAAGTTCACCGCCTGATATTATGGAACGATGATTTCAACACGTTTGACCATGTGATCCATTGTATGATGAAGTACCTGGATTACTCCGAATCACAGGCCGAAAAGATAGCCTGGAAGGTGCACAACGAAGGCAAATGCGCAGTACTGGAAGGCTCCTTTACCGAAATGGAGATCTACCGTAAAATTCTTCAGCAGGAAGGATTGACCGTATCGGTTGATTAA
- the ettA gene encoding energy-dependent translational throttle protein EttA encodes MADEKIIFSMAGVSKVYPPQKTVLKNIYLSFFYGAKIGVIGLNGSGKSSLLKIIAGIDKTNIGEVVFSPGYTVGYLSQEPELDPEKTVREIVEEGVAETTALLKEYEEINEKFGLEEYYSDADKMDKLMNRQGELQDQIDAVNAWELDTKLERAMDALRCPEPDTKISVLSGGERRRVALCRLLLKQPDVLLLDEPTNHLDAESIDWLEQHLQQYKGTVIAVTHDRYFLDNVAGWILELDRGEGIPWKGNYSSWLDQKAKRLAQEDKTESKRQKTLERELEWVRMGPKGRHAKSKARLGNYEKLASEETKEREEKLELFIPPGPRLGNVVIEANGVSKSYGDKLLFDNLSFSLPPAGIVGIIGPNGAGKTTLFRLITGQDQPDAGTFRVGPTVALGYVDQMHDDLDPNKSVWENVTGGLETIMVGNKPLNSRAYVSKFNFNGADQQKKVGVLSGGERNRVHLSITLKKGSNVLLLDEPTNDIDVNTLRALEEALENFGGCAVVISHDRWFLDRICTHILAFEGNSQVYFFEGNYSDYEENRKKRLGDVAPKRIKYKKLTV; translated from the coding sequence ATGGCAGACGAAAAGATCATTTTTTCAATGGCTGGGGTTAGCAAAGTTTATCCCCCGCAAAAAACAGTATTAAAAAACATTTACCTATCGTTTTTTTATGGCGCCAAAATCGGCGTTATTGGCTTAAATGGTTCGGGTAAATCATCGTTATTAAAAATTATTGCAGGCATTGATAAAACCAATATAGGCGAGGTTGTTTTTTCGCCGGGTTATACTGTTGGTTACCTAAGCCAGGAGCCCGAGCTTGATCCAGAGAAAACCGTACGCGAAATTGTGGAAGAAGGCGTTGCCGAAACCACGGCTTTATTAAAGGAGTACGAAGAGATAAACGAAAAATTTGGCCTGGAAGAATACTACAGCGACGCCGACAAAATGGACAAGCTGATGAACCGCCAGGGCGAATTACAGGACCAGATTGATGCCGTAAATGCATGGGAACTGGATACCAAGCTGGAACGCGCCATGGATGCCCTGCGCTGCCCCGAGCCGGATACTAAAATATCGGTGTTATCGGGTGGTGAGCGCCGCCGTGTAGCTTTGTGCCGTTTATTGTTAAAACAACCGGATGTATTGCTACTGGATGAGCCTACCAACCACCTGGATGCCGAATCGATAGATTGGCTGGAACAGCATTTACAACAATATAAAGGTACCGTTATAGCCGTAACCCACGATAGATACTTCCTGGATAACGTGGCGGGATGGATCCTGGAGCTCGACCGTGGAGAAGGTATCCCATGGAAGGGAAATTATTCCTCATGGCTGGATCAAAAAGCGAAGCGTTTGGCGCAGGAAGATAAAACCGAAAGCAAACGCCAGAAAACCCTGGAACGCGAGCTCGAATGGGTACGCATGGGTCCAAAAGGCCGCCACGCCAAATCAAAAGCACGTTTAGGCAATTACGAAAAACTGGCATCCGAAGAAACCAAGGAACGCGAAGAAAAACTGGAGCTGTTTATTCCGCCGGGCCCACGTTTGGGTAACGTGGTAATTGAGGCCAACGGCGTAAGTAAATCTTATGGTGATAAATTATTGTTCGATAACTTAAGCTTCTCTTTACCTCCTGCAGGTATTGTAGGTATCATAGGCCCCAACGGTGCGGGTAAAACAACCCTGTTCCGCTTAATTACCGGGCAGGACCAGCCGGATGCAGGTACTTTTCGCGTAGGCCCGACTGTTGCCTTAGGTTATGTTGACCAGATGCACGACGACCTTGACCCCAACAAATCAGTCTGGGAAAACGTAACGGGCGGCCTGGAAACCATCATGGTAGGCAACAAACCATTGAATTCCCGTGCGTACGTATCTAAATTCAACTTTAACGGTGCCGATCAGCAGAAAAAAGTAGGCGTACTATCGGGTGGCGAGCGTAACCGGGTACACCTGTCTATCACCCTCAAAAAAGGATCGAACGTGTTGCTGCTGGATGAGCCAACCAACGATATCGACGTAAACACTTTACGCGCCCTGGAAGAAGCCCTTGAAAACTTTGGCGGCTGCGCCGTAGTGATCAGTCACGACCGCTGGTTCCTGGATCGTATCTGTACCCACATCCTGGCTTTTGAAGGCAATTCGCAGGTATACTTCTTTGAAGGTAACTACTCCGACTATGAAGAAAACCGCAAGAAACGTTTAGGTGATGTTGCACCGAAGAGGATTAAGTATAAGAAGTTGACGGTGTAG
- the dcd gene encoding dCTP deaminase: MILSDKRILEEIEKGTIIIEPFAREKLGTNSYDVHLGKHLATYRDRVLDAKKHNEIDAFEIPKEGFILQPNTLYLGVTVEYTETHKHVPFLEGKSSTGRLGIDIHATAGKGDVGFCNTWTLEISCAQPVRVYAGMPIGQLIYFVVEGEIETLYNTKSNAKYNNPTTRPVESMMWKNKF; this comes from the coding sequence ATGATATTATCTGACAAGCGCATTCTCGAAGAAATAGAAAAAGGAACCATCATTATTGAACCATTTGCGCGCGAAAAGCTTGGCACAAATTCCTACGATGTGCATTTGGGTAAACACCTGGCTACTTACCGCGATAGGGTACTTGATGCCAAAAAACATAACGAAATTGATGCCTTTGAGATACCCAAAGAGGGCTTTATACTGCAGCCCAACACCCTTTACCTGGGCGTAACGGTAGAATATACCGAAACTCATAAACATGTACCCTTTTTGGAAGGAAAATCGAGCACGGGCCGTTTGGGTATTGATATACACGCCACAGCCGGCAAAGGCGATGTTGGTTTTTGCAACACCTGGACACTTGAAATATCATGCGCCCAGCCCGTACGCGTATACGCCGGCATGCCCATTGGCCAACTGATATATTTTGTTGTTGAAGGCGAAATTGAAACCCTGTACAACACCAAAAGCAACGCCAAATACAACAACCCTACCACCCGCCCGGTTGAAAGTATGATGTGGAAGAATAAGTTTTGA
- a CDS encoding ATP-dependent Clp protease ATP-binding subunit, whose protein sequence is MEAKFSPRVKDVIQYSREEALRLGHDYIGTEHLLLGLIRDGDGVAIKLLKGLNVDTAKLRRAVEDAVKGTIGTNVHIGSIPLTKQAEKVLKITYLEAKIFKSDVIGTEHLLLSILRDEDNIASQILVQFNVNYEVFKGEVESHKNDVTDEMPGSPTGGDDDFKEEESFSQPKKVSDIKSKTPVLDNFGRDLTRAAEDGKLDPIVGREKEIERVSQILSRRKKNNPILIGEPGVGKSAIAEGLALRIVQRKVSRVLFNKRVVTLDLASLVAGTKYRGQFEERMKAVMNELEKSPDVILFIDEIHTIVGAGGASGSLDASNMFKPALARGEIQCIGATTLDEYRQYIEKDGALDRRFQKVMVEPATPVETIEILNRIKEKYEEHHGVTYTPEAINACVNLTTRYITDRFLPDKAIDALDESGSRVHLTNIHVPQNILDIEQKIEQIKIEKNKVVRSQKYEEAAQLRDTEKNLIAELDQAKAAWEAETKSKRYTVTEDNVAEVVSMMTGIPVQRVGQADSQKLLNMADTVSSKIIGQDDAIKKLTRAIQRTRAGLKDPKKPIGSFIFLGPTGVGKTELAKELARFMFDTEDALIQIDMSEYMEKFAVSRLVGAPPGYVGYEEGGQLTEKVRRKPYAVVLLDEIEKAHPDVFNILLQVLDEGQLTDSLGRKVDFRNTIIIMTSNIGARQLKDFGQGVGFSTNAKTLQADTHSRGVIENALKRAFAPEFLNRIDDVIVFNSLGKDEIFKIIDIELAFLFSRVNGLGYKIELTEAAKEFIAEKGYDSQFGARPLKRAIQKYLEDPIAEEILKGELSEGDIMKVDFDKETSQITIIDEKGESKTPTEEETK, encoded by the coding sequence ATGGAAGCTAAATTTTCGCCGAGGGTTAAAGATGTCATTCAATACAGCAGAGAAGAGGCATTACGCCTTGGGCACGACTATATAGGAACGGAGCATCTTTTACTGGGCCTCATCAGGGATGGTGATGGCGTAGCAATTAAATTGCTGAAAGGTTTGAACGTTGATACTGCAAAGCTTCGCCGTGCTGTGGAAGATGCCGTTAAAGGTACCATTGGAACCAATGTACACATAGGCAGCATTCCGCTAACCAAGCAAGCCGAAAAAGTATTAAAAATTACTTATCTGGAAGCCAAAATATTTAAAAGTGATGTAATTGGAACCGAGCACCTGCTGCTATCTATATTACGCGATGAGGATAATATCGCATCGCAGATATTGGTACAGTTTAACGTGAACTACGAGGTGTTTAAAGGTGAAGTGGAATCACATAAAAACGATGTAACCGACGAGATGCCAGGTTCACCAACCGGCGGCGATGACGACTTTAAAGAAGAAGAATCATTCAGCCAGCCTAAAAAGGTATCTGATATTAAATCAAAAACACCGGTGTTGGACAACTTTGGCCGCGATTTAACCCGCGCCGCCGAAGATGGTAAACTTGACCCGATCGTGGGTCGCGAAAAAGAGATTGAGCGGGTATCGCAAATCCTGTCGCGCCGTAAAAAGAACAACCCTATATTAATAGGCGAGCCAGGTGTGGGCAAATCGGCTATTGCCGAAGGGCTTGCACTGCGCATTGTACAGCGTAAAGTATCGCGTGTATTGTTTAACAAACGCGTGGTAACGCTTGACTTAGCTTCGTTGGTTGCCGGTACAAAATATCGCGGCCAGTTTGAAGAGCGTATGAAAGCGGTAATGAACGAACTGGAAAAATCTCCTGACGTAATTTTATTTATCGACGAAATTCATACTATAGTTGGTGCAGGTGGTGCCTCTGGCTCGCTTGATGCATCAAATATGTTTAAACCTGCTTTGGCAAGGGGCGAAATTCAATGCATTGGCGCAACTACTTTAGATGAATACCGCCAGTACATCGAAAAAGATGGCGCTTTGGATCGCCGTTTCCAAAAGGTAATGGTTGAACCAGCTACCCCGGTTGAAACTATCGAGATACTGAACCGCATTAAAGAGAAATACGAAGAGCACCATGGTGTAACTTACACCCCGGAAGCTATCAATGCCTGCGTTAACTTAACCACCCGTTACATTACCGATAGGTTTTTACCGGATAAAGCTATTGATGCTTTAGATGAATCGGGCTCGCGTGTTCACTTAACCAATATTCATGTGCCACAAAACATATTGGATATTGAGCAAAAAATTGAGCAGATCAAGATTGAGAAAAATAAAGTTGTAAGAAGCCAGAAATACGAAGAAGCTGCACAGTTACGTGATACCGAAAAGAATTTGATTGCCGAGCTTGACCAGGCCAAAGCCGCATGGGAAGCCGAAACCAAATCAAAACGTTATACAGTAACCGAAGACAATGTTGCCGAAGTAGTATCTATGATGACCGGCATCCCTGTACAAAGGGTAGGCCAGGCCGATAGCCAAAAGCTATTGAATATGGCAGATACTGTTAGCAGCAAAATTATTGGCCAGGACGATGCTATCAAAAAGTTAACCCGCGCTATACAACGTACACGCGCCGGCTTAAAAGATCCTAAAAAACCAATTGGCTCGTTCATCTTTTTAGGCCCCACCGGTGTTGGTAAAACTGAGCTTGCCAAAGAGTTGGCCCGCTTTATGTTTGATACCGAAGATGCGCTGATACAAATTGATATGAGCGAGTACATGGAGAAATTCGCGGTATCCCGTTTAGTAGGAGCGCCTCCGGGCTATGTCGGTTACGAAGAAGGCGGCCAATTGACCGAAAAAGTACGCCGTAAACCATATGCTGTAGTATTGCTGGATGAGATTGAAAAAGCTCACCCGGATGTATTCAACATATTGTTACAGGTATTGGATGAAGGCCAGCTAACCGATTCATTAGGCCGCAAAGTTGATTTCAGGAACACCATTATCATCATGACATCGAACATCGGCGCCCGCCAGTTGAAAGACTTTGGGCAGGGTGTAGGTTTCAGTACTAATGCTAAAACTTTGCAGGCCGATACACATTCAAGAGGTGTTATCGAGAACGCTTTGAAACGTGCTTTCGCTCCTGAGTTTTTGAATCGTATTGATGATGTTATTGTGTTTAACTCATTAGGTAAAGATGAAATCTTCAAGATCATCGATATCGAACTGGCATTCCTGTTTAGCCGTGTAAATGGCCTGGGATACAAAATTGAGCTTACTGAAGCCGCTAAGGAATTCATCGCCGAAAAAGGTTACGATTCGCAATTTGGTGCACGTCCGTTAAAACGTGCTATCCAGAAATACCTGGAAGACCCGATTGCCGAAGAGATACTGAAAGGCGAACTGAGCGAAGGTGATATCATGAAAGTTGATTTCGACAAAGAAACCAGCCAGATCACCATCATCGACGAAAAAGGCGAAAGCAAAACCCCAACTGAAGAGGAAACCAAATAA
- a CDS encoding 4'-phosphopantetheinyl transferase family protein, translated as MAIAYRQRIDDDTEFALWKIEEQADELYKQLQLDEAEKAYVEKLSHSKRYLHWLGTRVLLRKMLSTDEYIDCKVDAHGKPYLVNLPYHISLSHSFDYAAVMISKTHKVGIDIEQIKEKVERIASKFMRPDELAFIGEDKKIEHLYVCWCAKEAVYKCNGQKEVSFADNIFLEPFSFEHHGVLNANLHKNELNLDYTVGYMQYADYMIGYVKEDK; from the coding sequence ATGGCGATAGCGTACCGGCAGCGTATTGATGATGATACTGAGTTTGCACTCTGGAAAATAGAGGAGCAGGCTGATGAGTTGTATAAGCAATTGCAATTGGATGAAGCCGAGAAAGCCTATGTTGAAAAGCTAAGCCATAGTAAACGCTACCTGCACTGGTTGGGTACCCGCGTATTGTTGCGTAAAATGCTGAGCACTGATGAATATATTGATTGCAAAGTTGACGCGCATGGCAAACCTTACCTGGTAAACCTGCCTTACCACATCTCGTTAAGTCACTCGTTTGATTATGCCGCGGTGATGATAAGCAAAACTCATAAGGTAGGCATTGATATTGAACAGATAAAAGAAAAAGTTGAGCGTATAGCTTCTAAGTTTATGCGTCCGGATGAGCTTGCTTTTATTGGCGAGGATAAGAAGATAGAACACCTTTATGTTTGCTGGTGTGCCAAAGAAGCCGTTTATAAATGCAACGGGCAAAAAGAAGTATCATTTGCTGATAACATTTTTTTAGAGCCCTTTAGCTTTGAACACCATGGTGTACTGAATGCCAACTTGCATAAAAATGAACTTAATTTGGACTACACCGTTGGCTATATGCAATACGCCGATTATATGATTGGCTACGTAAAAGAAGATAAGTGA